One genomic segment of Mytilus trossulus isolate FHL-02 chromosome 4, PNRI_Mtr1.1.1.hap1, whole genome shotgun sequence includes these proteins:
- the LOC134716738 gene encoding keratin-associated protein 19-2-like, producing MSLKAFMCLSIVGLVAAEAGKKGYSPKYNLKTYGNPLGPLLGGNRFQGNNGAGYHLNGLSGYGHGIYTNNLYGLGSPLHYGSKVGYNNYGFQSGFPGYGFMNGRGLNVLGGYENYDVYGNGVMPSKGYGFGQGLGGYGGYNKLIGSGAFGIGRVNGYRSFGIGGINGYGAYGMSGFGGVGGIGGIKGDGAYGIGGFAGIGDLNGNRAYGLGGLNNYGSHSIGGYRNQKYGYSGVGKFGGKKGTY from the coding sequence ATGTCACTTAAAGCTTTCATGTGTTTGTCGATCGTCGGGCTAGTAGCAGCAGAGGCTGGAAAAAAGGGATACAGTCCAAagtataatttgaaaacatatgGCAATCCGTTGGGACCACTCTTGGGTGGGAATAGATTTCAAGGAAATAACGGCGCTGGATATCATTTGAATGGCCTATCTGGATATGGACATGGTATCTATACAAACAACTTGTATGGATTAGGTTCACCATTACATTATGGCAGCAAAGTCGGGTATAACAACTATGGCTTCCAAAGTGGATTTCCAGGATACGGGTTCATGAATGGAAGAGGTTTGAATGTATTAGGTGGTTATGAAAATTACGATGTCTATGGTAATGGAGTTATGCCATCCAAGGGATATGGATTCGGCCAAGGACTTGGTGGATACGGAGGGTATAACAAATTAATTGGTTCTGGAGCATTTGGTATTGGTCGTGTAAATGGGTATAGATCTTTTGGTATCGGTGGCATCAATGGTTACGGGGCATATGGTATGAGTGGTTTCGGCGGTGTTGGAGGAATTGGTGGCATCAAAGGTGACGGAGCATATGGTATAGGTGGTTTTGCTGGAATTGGTGATTTGAATGGTAATAGAGCATATGGTTTGGGTGGTCTGAATAATTATGGATCACACAGTATTGGTGGATACAGAAACCAAAAATACGGATACAGTGGTGTTGGTAAATTTGGAG